A window of the Pseudomonas fluorescens genome harbors these coding sequences:
- a CDS encoding MaoC family dehydratase, producing the protein MPYVPVAELKDYVGKELGRSEWLTIDQERINLFAEATGDYQFIHVDPVKAAQTPFGSTIAHGFLSLSLIPKLMEDILILPQGVKMVVNYGLDSVRFIQPVKVNSKVRLKVDLGEVTEKKPGQWLLKATATLEIEGSDKPAYIAEPLSLCFV; encoded by the coding sequence AGCTCAAAGATTATGTCGGCAAGGAACTCGGACGTTCCGAATGGCTCACCATCGATCAGGAGCGCATCAACCTGTTCGCCGAAGCCACCGGGGATTACCAGTTCATCCATGTCGACCCGGTCAAAGCCGCGCAAACGCCATTTGGCAGCACCATTGCACACGGTTTCCTGTCGTTGTCGCTGATCCCCAAACTGATGGAAGACATCCTGATCCTGCCGCAAGGCGTGAAGATGGTGGTCAACTACGGCCTGGACAGCGTGCGTTTCATCCAGCCGGTCAAGGTCAATTCCAAAGTTCGGCTCAAGGTCGACCTCGGTGAAGTGACCGAGAAAAAACCTGGCCAGTGGCTGCTCAAGGCCACCGCCACCCTGGAGATCGAAGGCTCGGACAAACCGGCCTACATCGCCGAACCGCTGTCGCTCTGCTTCGTTTAA
- a CDS encoding C13 family peptidase: MRSFAPLAPLALTLLLAACGDGESLLPPDARLPDGGRYRGELVDGLLQGQGRVDYPNGSWYAGAFDKGQWHGQGEWHGSNGEVYRGNFQQGLFDGQGTLTTTAGSYTGGFKLGRRDGEGTLKENAMTYRGEFKADQYSGLGRLELDDGSSYQGQFAHGKPNGEGQRGDASGNQFTGHFVNGQLEGNGTFNSADGDIYVGGFKNNQLHGKGRYENADGDVWLGQFKEGALTGKGELIGADGSHYIGDFNDWRFSGQGRLNLADGSFYVGGFDSDSYSGRGTLVLTDGSVLSGTWINGQRVRDADGKLLPDTLELGLLAQGRLLDEALANVPASTPAVELYTLTLGGDGKQSVFLRESDYVANMLTSRFGAFGQIRLVNHRDHLGDRPMATRENLRRAALTLAERSGPEDLVFIYLTSHGTAEHELVLDQPRMELADLPADELAAVLAPLKNRDKIIVISSCYSGGFIPALKDERTLIMTASRADRVSFGCSEEANFTYFGDALFAQALNQTDDLEQAFKLAKATVAERELADNFEASEPQIWAPKTVLAHWQLLRKQQARKALQSAALNDGATKSN; this comes from the coding sequence ATGCGCTCATTCGCTCCTCTTGCTCCCCTTGCCTTGACCCTGTTGCTGGCCGCGTGTGGCGACGGCGAATCACTGTTGCCGCCGGATGCACGCCTGCCCGACGGCGGCCGCTATCGCGGTGAACTGGTCGATGGCTTGCTGCAAGGTCAGGGCCGGGTCGACTACCCCAACGGCAGCTGGTACGCCGGGGCGTTCGACAAGGGGCAATGGCATGGCCAGGGCGAATGGCACGGCAGCAATGGCGAGGTCTATCGCGGCAACTTCCAGCAAGGCCTGTTCGACGGCCAGGGCACGCTGACCACCACGGCGGGCAGCTACACCGGCGGTTTCAAGCTGGGCCGCCGTGACGGCGAAGGCACCCTCAAAGAAAACGCGATGACCTATCGCGGCGAATTCAAGGCTGACCAGTATTCCGGGCTCGGTCGTCTCGAACTGGATGACGGCAGTTCCTACCAGGGCCAGTTCGCCCACGGCAAACCCAACGGCGAAGGCCAGCGCGGCGATGCCAGCGGCAATCAATTCACCGGCCACTTCGTCAACGGCCAGCTCGAAGGCAACGGCACCTTCAACAGCGCCGACGGCGACATCTACGTCGGCGGCTTCAAAAACAATCAACTGCACGGCAAGGGTCGCTACGAAAACGCCGACGGCGATGTCTGGCTCGGTCAGTTCAAGGAAGGCGCGCTGACCGGCAAGGGCGAACTGATCGGCGCCGACGGCAGCCACTACATCGGCGACTTCAACGACTGGCGCTTCAGCGGTCAGGGTCGCCTGAACCTGGCCGATGGCAGTTTCTACGTCGGCGGGTTCGACAGCGACAGCTATTCCGGGCGCGGCACCCTGGTGCTCACCGATGGAAGCGTACTCAGCGGCACCTGGATCAACGGCCAGCGTGTGCGCGATGCCGACGGCAAGTTGCTGCCGGACACCCTCGAACTCGGCCTGCTGGCCCAGGGTCGCCTGCTCGACGAGGCGCTGGCCAATGTGCCCGCCTCGACCCCGGCAGTGGAGCTGTACACCCTGACCCTCGGCGGCGACGGCAAGCAGAGCGTGTTCCTGCGCGAATCCGATTACGTGGCCAACATGCTCACCAGCCGCTTTGGCGCGTTTGGCCAGATTCGTCTGGTCAACCATCGCGACCACCTCGGCGACCGACCGATGGCCACCCGCGAAAACCTGCGCCGCGCAGCCCTGACCCTGGCCGAACGCAGCGGCCCGGAAGACCTGGTGTTCATCTACCTGACCAGCCACGGCACTGCCGAGCACGAACTGGTGCTCGACCAGCCGCGCATGGAACTGGCCGACCTGCCCGCCGACGAACTCGCCGCCGTGCTCGCGCCGCTGAAGAATCGCGACAAGATAATCGTCATCTCCTCGTGCTATTCCGGGGGCTTCATTCCTGCGCTGAAGGATGAGCGCACGCTGATCATGACCGCCTCGCGCGCCGACCGCGTGTCGTTCGGCTGCTCCGAGGAGGCCAACTTCACCTACTTCGGCGACGCCCTGTTTGCGCAGGCACTGAACCAGACCGACGACCTGGAGCAAGCCTTCAAACTGGCCAAGGCCACCGTCGCCGAGCGCGAACTGGCGGACAACTTCGAAGCCTCTGAACCGCAGATCTGGGCGCCGAAGACCGTGCTGGCGCACTGGCAACTGCTGCGTAAACAGCAAGCGAGAAAAGCATTGCAAAGTGCTGCGTTGAACGACGGAGCAACAAAGAGCAACTAA
- a CDS encoding oxidoreductase, with translation MYLTPQHVLLAGATGLTGEHLLDRLLNEPTISRVLAPSRRPLAEHPHLENPVGDPQTFLPQLAGRVDIAYCCLGTTIKQAGSEEAFRAVDLDMVVAFAKRAREMGARHLIVISALGADRRSSVFYNRVKGEMEYALRAQDWPQLTICRPSLLLGERSEPRLGEQLAAPFSKLIPGKYRGIEACQLARAMWRLALEEQDGVRIVESDELRKLGK, from the coding sequence ATGTACTTGACGCCTCAGCATGTCTTGCTTGCCGGAGCCACCGGATTGACCGGTGAACATCTGCTCGACCGCCTGCTCAACGAGCCGACGATCAGCCGCGTCCTTGCCCCCTCACGCCGGCCGCTGGCCGAACATCCGCATCTGGAAAACCCGGTCGGTGATCCGCAGACCTTCCTGCCGCAACTGGCCGGTCGGGTCGACATTGCCTATTGCTGCCTCGGCACCACCATCAAACAGGCCGGCTCCGAAGAGGCGTTCCGCGCCGTGGATCTGGACATGGTGGTGGCATTCGCCAAGCGCGCCCGGGAGATGGGCGCTCGGCACCTGATCGTGATCAGTGCCCTGGGGGCCGATCGCCGGTCCTCGGTGTTCTACAACCGGGTCAAAGGCGAGATGGAATACGCATTGCGCGCGCAGGACTGGCCGCAACTGACCATTTGCCGGCCATCGCTGCTGCTCGGCGAACGCAGCGAGCCCCGCCTGGGCGAGCAGCTTGCCGCGCCGTTCTCTAAATTGATTCCCGGTAAATATCGCGGCATCGAAGCCTGCCAACTGGCCCGGGCCATGTGGCGCCTGGCACTGGAAGAGCAGGACGGAGTACGTATCGTCGAATCGGATGAGCTACGCAAACTCGGCAAGTGA